One Oryza glaberrima chromosome 11, OglaRS2, whole genome shotgun sequence genomic region harbors:
- the LOC127755727 gene encoding uncharacterized protein LOC127755727: protein MVRKPTNNKPKGTSQGRKFKDNLRKAFDQVYAAFEPLSDVDGESGDEEKGKNICSVCFMARGESNSEYEYHERAREVSQLLRPATCQCIYTSKELTTDHEPPVVELTTDAEYAQEHPRLVRFFGTTFVLSLGLLHAACSLHWAHPLPRGVGTAAFGATAVLCLAVGAVSLLLSWSAAARMTATKALPTRRVERRLLNRLCAAVHASSALLMLAPVGLLVLVADKAYAFAVVVPLGPVGASLFPVVRNGARFGFAWGAAQYEAHEHDLRRYFGLAAGVTVPTYVALLSHAVSDHFRPAGSAQRRHHDLGGVDAVECLLLYASTAGLALMLLATSPPALCFRHTRAVVVNHFLGVLADALLALVGLAALVATAEIAGGLAALAPTTNVIAACAIFAKEHEDEPDRRGQDDTKDHLCSSSSSRQPVAPLVVNSLAFGTVMLSYSALDGGRAFSWPEKACLVAVASLLVGNLSQMALQRRAVRTDSVVTTALSLFDKVNKVTLLIAALGCMSVLATHKITASH from the exons atggtgagaaaaCCAACAAACAACAAGCCGAAGGGTACATCCCAAGGGAGGAAGTTCAAGGATAATCTCAGGAAGGCTTTTGATCAAGTCTATGCCGCATTTGAGCCACTAAGCGATGTAGATGGTGAGAGTGGAGATGAAGagaagggaaagaacatctgcagtgtttgcttcatggcacgTGGTGAATCGAATTCAGAGTATGAATATCATGAG AGAGCCCGCGAAGTATCTCAGTTGCTACGACCGGCGACTTGTCAATGCATATATACGTCCAAG GAATTGACGACGGATCATGAGCCGCCGGTGGTGGAGCTCACCACGGACGCGGAGTACGCGCAGGAGCACCCCCGGCTCGTCCGGTTCTTTGGCACGACCTTCGTGCTGAGCCTGGGGCTACTGCACGCCGCTTGCTCCCTGCACTGGGCTCATCCTCTCCCTCGCGGCGTCGGCACGGCCGCGTTCGGCGCCACTGCGGTGCTGTGCCTCGCGGTGGGCGCGGTGTCGCTGCTGCTCTCGTGGAGTGCTGCGGCGAGGATGACGGCGACGAAGGCGCTGCCCACGCGGCGTGTCGAGCGGCGGCTGCTCAACCGGCTCTGCGCCGCGGTCCACGCGTCGTCCGCGCTGCTCATGCTCGCGCCGGTCGGCCTGCTGGTGCTCGTCGCCGACAAGGCGTACGCGTTCGCCGTGGTCGTGCCGTTGGGGCCGGTGGGCGCGAGCCTCTTCCCCGTCGTGCGCAATGGAGCCCGCTTCGGCTTCGCCTGGGGCGCGGCGCAGTACGAGGCTCACGAGCATGACCTCCGGCGCTacttcggcctcgccgccggcgtcacaGTCCCCACCTACGTAGCGCTGCTTTCTCATGCCGTCTCCGATCATTTCAGGCCGGCCGGCTCGGCTCAACGCCGGCACCATGATCTGGGCGGCGTGGACGCCGTCGAATGCCTCCTGCTGTACGCGTCTACCGCCGGCCTTGCGCTGATGCTTCttgcgacgtcgccgccggcgctgtgCTTCCGTCACACGAGGGCAGTTGTCGTGAACCATTTCCTCGGCGTCCTCGCCGACGCGCTGCTGGCGTTGgtcggcctcgccgcgctcgtgGCCACGGCTGAGATCGCAGGTGGCTTGGCAGCATTGGCACCGACCACTAACGTCATAGCCGCATGTGCCATATTTGCGAAAGAGCACGAGGACGAGCCGGACCGTCGTGGGCAAGACGATACCAAAGATCACCTTTGttcatcgtcatcgtcgcgACAGCCCGTGGCGCCCCTAGTGGTGAATTCGCTGGCGTTCGGCACGGTAATGCTGTCCTACTCGGCGCTTGATGGCGGCCGTGCCTTCAGCTGGCCGGAGAAGGCctgcctcgtcgccgtcgcttccCTGCTCGTCGGCAACCTTAGCCAGATGGCGCTGCAGCGCCGCGCCGTCCGCACGGATAGCGTGGTCACCACTGCACTGTCCCTCTTTGACAAGGTTAATAAGGTGACGTTGCTGATTGCTGCATTGGGTTGTATGTCTGTGTTAGCTACGCACAAAATTACTGCATCCCACTAG
- the LOC127755606 gene encoding uncharacterized protein LOC127755606 has product MVGTGLVVDFSTKHWPVTMKWIEDKIREDRDQLGGILHIIEVRENNGSNDRDLIKRYSALSFQEFERMGELSDQALWSEVVIRAWSFAKKVDVRGTIYECKKDPATALLQAWSDNNLQCLVVGENEGGNGEGYVNNSTVRTALSSKLRMVESREMEPGKGRGMDLTVKGWVHVFKAARPPQ; this is encoded by the exons ATGGTGGGAACTGGTTTGGTTGTCGACTTCTCTACAAAACACTGGCCCGTAACAATGAAGTGGATTGAGGACAAGATCAGAGAAGATCGAGATCAGCTCGGTGGCATTCTCCACATTATTGAAGTAAGGGAGAACAATGGCAGTAATGATCGGGACCTCATCAAACGTTACAGTG CCCTATCATTCCAAGAATTTGAGAGAATGGGGGAACTTAGTGACCAAGCGCTCTGGTCTGAGGTCGTAATACGCGCCTGGTCGTTTGCTAAAAAG GTGGATGTCAGGGGGACTATATACGAGTGTAAAAAAGACCCAGCCACAGCGCTGTTGCAAGCATGGAGCGATAATAATCTGCAGTGCCTAGTCGTTGGGGAAAACGAAGGAGGGAATGGGGAAGG GTACGTGAACAATAGCACGGTACGTACAGCGCTATCGTCCAAGCTGCGAATGGTGGAAAGCAGAGAAATGGAACCCGGCAAAGGCAGAGGAATGGATCTGACAGTGAAGGGTTGGGTGCACGTGTTTAAAGCAGCCAGACCTCCTCAATGA